Proteins found in one Plasmodium coatneyi strain Hackeri chromosome 10, complete sequence genomic segment:
- a CDS encoding KIR protein produces MEESPRGKGLYCDSLREQLRSYSYILKRILPSTHQHDEQFMDNILQAGCCISDIPEGKLDQPRRCDLLYYLAGAIIYEKIQDNAELGRIMSALPGALQEYCSNLECKIEQENGGIKLFAKMYDLGMDPLQPEEITEDAEDDDEEDEEEVDEDSTNVSCERYKEYLKKIADKYETVKMSCSGANLANCLGVEKGYRDKSPQELYEAMYGIVDPQKPVLIIKRNTLEENCQDKRLPSQKIYCELGSTEQLCNGEGRSTSEEIACTLKGIVNDYAKSMEYEDQVVKAWCHVPNMKESVAPKSEHCKYLYYSIGDTLFKTSNKGQEFSEAMHKVYEELKKLNGLSTSNNQCEVIYGGISLDTFNHMKPMFDYDHDYTTIRACTDDPKTTGPQ; encoded by the exons atggaagaaagTCCTAGAGGAAAGGGACTTTATTGCGATAGCCTGCGGGAACAATTGAGAAGTTAtagttatattttaaaaagaatattaCCGTCGACACATCAGCATGATGAGCAATTTATGGATAATATTTTGCAAGCCGGGTGCTGTATATCGGACATTCCTGAGGGGAAACTCGACCAGCCACGGCGCTGCGATCTTCTATATTACTTAGCAGGAGCcataatatatgaaaaaatccAAGACAATGCTGAATTGGGGCGCATTATGAGTGCATTACCCGGAGCATTACAAGAGTACTGCAGTAACCTAGAATGTAAAATAGAACAGGAAAATGGTGGAATAAAGTTATTCGCTAAAATGTACGACCTAGGAATGGATCCATTGCAGCCTGAAGAAATAACGGAAGATGCCGAGGATGACGACGAAGAAGACGAGGAGGAAGTGGACGAAGATTCAACTAACGTTAGCTGTGAAAGATATAAGgaatatttgaaaaaaattgccgaTAAATATgaaactgtaaaaatgtcATGCAGCGGGGCAAACCTTGCGAACTgtttaggggtggaaaaaggGTATAGGGATAAAAGTCCACAGGAACTTTACGAGGCAATGTATGGAATAGTGGATCCACAGAAACCAGTATTAATAATAAAGAGAAACACACTAGAG GAGAACTGCCAAGATAAACGTCTACCCtcacagaaaatatattgtGAACTCGGAAGTACCGAGCAACTGTGTAATGGTGAAGGTAGGAGCACGTCGGAAGAAATAGCGTGTACGCTGAAGGGTATAGTGAATGACTACGCGAAGTCCATGGAATATGAGGATCAAGTTGTAAAAGCCTGGTGCCACGTGCCCAACATGAAAGAGAGCGTTGCCCCTAAGAGTGAACattgtaaatatttatattattcgATAGGGGATACACTATTCAAGACATCGAACAAAGGTCAAGAGTTCTCTGAAGCTATGCATAAAGTCTacgaagaattaaaaaaactgaaTGGACTAAGCACTAGTAATAACCAGTGCGAAGTTATATACGGTGGCATTAGCTTGGACACTTTTAACCATATGAAACCAATGTTCGATTATGATCATGATTATACCACTATAAGGGCATGCACAGATGATCCCAAAACTACGGGGCCTCAGTGA